In a single window of the Bactrocera dorsalis isolate Fly_Bdor chromosome 2, ASM2337382v1, whole genome shotgun sequence genome:
- the LOC105224596 gene encoding piercer of microtubule wall 1 protein yields MCEHYCDDLETFNPEIEYQKFLKRKPIVQTAKLYEQLHTREKIKCPYNFKGYGVETDKNTMYRTCNSEYGYYAPNAYTIPTRYFPLSQKFSNELARCGMYRNFSLNTLMDRAYF; encoded by the exons ATGTGCGAGCATTATTGTGATGATTTGGAAACCTTCAATCCCGAAATTGAATACCAGAAGTTTCTGAAACGCAAACCCATCGTGCAAACGGCCAAGTTGTATGAGCAATTGCATACGCGTGAGAAGATCAAATGCCCGT ACAACTTCAAAGGCTATGGCGTGGAGACGGACAAGAATACAATGTATCGCACTTGCAATTCCGAGTATGGCTACTATGCACCGAATGCCTACACAATACCTACGCGCTACTTTCCCCTCTCACAGAAATTCTCCAATGAACTTGCTCGTTGCGGCATGTATCGGAATTTCTCTCTGAATACTTTAATGGATCGTGCATATTTCTGA